A part of Rattus norvegicus strain BN/NHsdMcwi chromosome 4, GRCr8, whole genome shotgun sequence genomic DNA contains:
- the Tmsb10l4 gene encoding thymosin beta-10-like produces the protein MADEPDMGEIASFHKVKLKKSETQEKNTLPTKETMEQEKRSEIS, from the coding sequence ATGGCAGACGAGCCGGACATGGGGGAAATCGCCAGCTTCCATAAGGTCAAGCTGAAGAAATCAGAGACCCAGGAGAAGAACACCCTGCCGACCAAAGAAACCATGGAACAGGAAAAGAGGAGTGAAATCTCCTAA